The Sinomonas sp. P10A9 genome contains the following window.
CAGGGAGCTCGCGGGCCAGCCGCTCGGCCACGCGCAGCGTGCCGTCCGTCGAGGCGTTGTCCGCGATCGTGATGCGGAAGCCGTGCTCGAAGGCTCGTCCGAGGTGGGCGTGGAGCCGGCGCACGCACTCCTCGAGGTCCGTCTCCTCGTTGTACACGGGGATCGTCACGTCCAGGACCGGGATGCCGGCGGCGTCGAGCGCGGCGACGTCGATCGCCGTGCCGGGCCGAAGGCGGGGAAGCTGGGGCGTGTCGGCGTGGAATCCGGGATGCAGGACGACGCCGCCCGCCGCTGGCGGGATCGGCCCGCCGGAGCCCGTGGCCGGGTTTGTTCCCGTGGCCGGGGCGCTGGCGGCGGCTTCCGTGAGGGTGGGGTCCGTGAGCGTCATGAATCCACTGTCCCGTTCGGGGTTGTGACGGTCTTAGAGCGATCCTGTGCGCCGACTGTGAGGGGCAAGAGCGCGCGGGGGCGGGGAGGATTCGGTCTGGGCCGAATCGTTCAGACATGTCGGAGGGCGGGCCTAGAGTGTCCTCGTGACATACACCACTGCTGCTCGGGTGATCCCCGCATGAGCCGCCGAGCCTGGATCCTCTTTGTGGCCATGAGCCTCATCTGGGGCGTCCCCTACCTGCTCATCAGCCAGGCAGTCGCCGAGGTGAGCCCCGCGGTCGTCGTGTTTGCCCGCACGGCGATCGGCGCCGTCGTGCTCCTGCCCTTCGCCCTGCGCGGAATGCGCACCGTGTGGCAGCACCGGTGGCCCGTTCTCGTCTTCGCCCTGCTTGAGATGGTCGGTGCGTGGTTCCTGCTCAGCGATGCCGAGCGCTTCATCACGAGCTCCCTCGCCGGACTCCTCATCGCCTTCGCTCCCGTGCTCGCGCTCGTCGTGGCCCGTCTCATCGGGCTCGAGAAGAGAATCGGGACGCTGCGGATCGTGGGGCTTGTGGTGGCCATCGGAGGCGTGGCGGCCCTCGGCGGGGGCGGCATGGAGGCCTCCGGCCCGTGGCCTGTCATCGAGATGATGCTGGTGGCGGTCTGCTACGCGGTGGCGCCGCAGGTGGCCGCGACCAGGCTTCGGGGCGTCCCCACCCTGCCCCTGACC
Protein-coding sequences here:
- a CDS encoding DMT family transporter, yielding MSRRAWILFVAMSLIWGVPYLLISQAVAEVSPAVVVFARTAIGAVVLLPFALRGMRTVWQHRWPVLVFALLEMVGAWFLLSDAERFITSSLAGLLIAFAPVLALVVARLIGLEKRIGTLRIVGLVVAIGGVAALGGGGMEASGPWPVIEMMLVAVCYAVAPQVAATRLRGVPTLPLTAACLSVTALISAPFAALSWPAETPSGLAIGSLVLLGLVCTATAFLLFFRLIADAGPARATAIAYVNPVVALALGVSLHGDPLTPLIVVGAVLVLAGVFMATRSSLHETEPGPRASAHAESAQSPT